Genomic window (Streptomyces cadmiisoli):
TGCGAAGTCGCTGCCGCACCCGGGGCACCCGTTGATCAGTCGGTGTGATGCGAGATGGCGGCCGAAGAATGGGATGCCAGGGTCTGGGTACAGGCCCTGGAAACGCACGGTGCAGACATGGCAGGTCAGGGCATGGATCTGTGCGAGGACAACGTCTCGCAGGTCCTCCAGCGCCCGTTCCGTGTTCCCAGGGTGCTGGGGGAGTGGTCGGTCCGCAGGCCAGACTGCTGCGTAGGCGCCCTCCGGCCCGAGACGGGTCCGGAGCAAGGCCGGACGGAAGCGGTCCTCGAGATGAGCGAGGACCGTGGCAGTGGGTTGCAGTGTCGCAGGGACGGGGCCGCGTGTGAACACGTCGAGTTCGGCCCAGGGCAGGGCGAATTGCCACGTCGGCTGTGGGGTCCTGTTGTCCATGGTGCCCGCCATTGTGACCGACGCCGCTTGTGGCTTCGGCCCTGCGGTCGCGGACATTGCGAGGGCCGAGCATGCCATCGGTGCGATCACCGGGCAGTGCGGATGAGGCTGCGGACAGTGATGATCGTGTCCGCCCGGTCGAAGAGGGCGAAGATTACGGCGGCTCAGTGTTCGTAGCAGCCGGCGAGGCGGTAGAAGGTGCTCTGCCAGGCATGCGTGCGTTCGTACGACGCTCCAGCGTCGGCTGACCTGGATGGCTGCCTTCTCGCCCTTGTACGCCATCTGGCCTCGGCGTTTGAGCTTCCCGTGATGACCGTTCCCGATGTCCGGCTCAAAGCGGGTGCCGGAAATCGCTCGCGAGAACCGACAGCGCAGCGTTGCGAGCGGCGCGCACATCAACGCGGTGACGCAGGGCCCTTGACTGCGTTTCACGCGGCGGCGTCAACGGTCGCCGAGATCGTCGGTGCCGGCGGTCCCACCGGCACACCACGGAACTCGCTCTCACCTCGTGCCCGGATCCGGGTACGCCCGCCCGGTTTCGTCGGTCTGTGCCGGGGTCCCGTCGCCGAAGCGGTTGTGGGCCGCACCCGGACCTGCAACGCGGTTGCGGCTTCCGCGTACGTATGTGCCGCCGTTGGGTTCGGGATCTGCGGGGTCGCCTGCGGGCCCCGTCGACGGAGGGGCCGCCGGAGGTGCAGTGCTCCCGGGCCGAACATGGTCGCCGAAGTCGTTGGCTTGAGCTGCGGCCCCAGCGACACGGTTGTCGTCGCCCAGAACAGTTGTGGCTCCGACTGCCTCTGTCCGGTCTCTGCGATGGACTACGGTCGCCATGGTCGTCGCCACGACACTGGAGAAGGCCGCGCACAGTGTCCAGCGGTTACCGCCCGGCTTCGGGTACCCGAGCCATGCGCACACGGCCCAGGCAATGGCGGTGGTGATCAGGAAAGTCACCGCCGTGATGCCGATGGTGCGCCAATTGCTCCACGGTCGATCGGCCATGCAGTCCTCTTTGCTCTGGGGCGATTGCCTTACCGCTCACCAGTGTGCTCGATCTCGGCGCCCATATGCAGAGAAGTCGGTAAAGAGCCCATATTCAGTCAATAGTTGTCGTTGCCTCTAAGTTTTGGACAAGTCGCTTTAGGCTGCCGGAAATCGACTCGGATCAGGGTCGCGCAGTCTGGGCCCTATGGAAGGCGAGCCAGTTGACCAACACGCTGGAGCCGGACGGCGACGGCGTGCGCGTGAACGGCGACGACAACAAAGTGGCGGGAGCCGGAGCGCACCACAACGCGCTGGGTGAGGGCTCGTCGGTAAATCACTACGAGATCAATGTCGTGACGCCCGCAGCCGGCCGTGCTGGGGACCCGATCTCGAGGCTCCTCATCCTGATTGTCGTGCTGCTGTCGCTCTGCCTCCTCGTCATGGCACGCTGGGGTTCCGCCCGAATGAGCGTGCTGATCGTGGGCGGCGGGGTACTCGTGGGGGCGACCACGGTTGCTCTGCGGCGTAGGAAGGCCGAAGCGGGCGAGGAGCTGACCGTGCTCCATGCGGACAAGCAAGCGAGGGCACGCCGCTACTTGCTGGATGTCACCGACCGGCTGTGGGTGCGGGATGCGCTGGAGGACTCACTGGAATCGGCTGTGCAACTGGAGGTCGGCCTCGGTGAACAGCGCGGCGCCGTCGTGGACCCCTACGGTTCGCCGACTCCCTTGGCCCTGGCCGATGGCCCACGACTGCCGACGGGCACTCGACTGCGTGACCTCGTGCGAGACCGCCCGGGCCACCGGATGCTGGTACTCGGCGACCCCGGGGCCGGCAAGACCACGCATCTGCTCGGCCTCGCGGCCGACCAGATTGACGCCGCCCGCGCGGACGAGCACGCCCCCGTACCGATCGTTCTTCTCCTGTCCACTTGGGCAGACGGCCCCGACGGGCTGGCCGGCTGGGTCGCCGCCGAGGCGCGTCAGCGCTACATGATGGACACGTCTCAGACCACGACCTGGCTCGCCGCGGGTTCGGTCATGCTTCTCCTGGACGGGCTCGACGAAGTCGACGAAACCCTGCGAGATCGCTGCCTCGCAGCCATCGAGGAGTTCTGCACCGATCCGCGCTACCGCGAGTGCTCCCTGGTCCTGACCAGCCGCACACAGGAATTCCGGGAACTCCAACGCAAACTGCCGGTGTCCAGAGCCGTACGCGTACTGCCGTTGAGCGAGGAACAGATAGCCCGCACTCTCGCGGAGGGCGGTCCTCGCCTGACTTCGTTGCGCCAGGCAGTGCACACGGAACCAGCACTGGCCGGCATGCTGACGACACCGCTCATGCTTGGCGTAGCCGTTCTGGCCTTTGCCCGCCTGGAACCAGGGACGGCTCTGCCCGACGGAGACCACCGCCGAGCGCTGTTCGGGCTGTACGTCTACCAGATGCTTCACCGCGTACGGGCACTTCGGGCTTCCGCCGACGGGTCCGGCACGACAGCCGCCCTTGAGCCTGCCACGACCTACCGCCACCTTGTCTGGCTCGCGCGCCTGATGTCACGTCAAGGGCAGACCATCTTCTACCCAGACCTGATGACCCCTGCCTGGCTGCCCGACCGAAACCCTCCCTGGCCCCTTGCTCCACGGCGCGGCCTGCGTGGTCGGCTCGCCCGTCGGCTCGGCTGGGACCACACCAGCACGGGGCTTGTCGGCGGTCAACTGGCCACACTGGCCGGTGCCTGGTCGGCGGCGCCGCTCGGTGCCCTGGTGCAGGGCGTGAGCGGTGCACTACTCGCGGCTTGCGGCGGCGCCCTGATCCTGGGCGGTGCGGTGGGCCTGGCATTCGGAGTCGTCTTCCAGTCACGCCGCGCCGAGCGGGTGTCCTCACCTGTGGTCGGCAAGGACGCCTACAACATCTACGCCGCGACGGGCTGGACCTGGTCCGCGGTATCGGCACTGCGTGGGCTGGTCACCTGGGTGATCTTCGGCGCCTTGGTCTGCGGAGCCCTGGTGCTGGCCGGTGGGACGATCGTCGAATCGTCCGCTGTGGGAGTTGTTCTCGGCTGCGGTGGCATCCTTGCCGCAGGCAACGCTCCCGATCACGAGAGGCCGCCTGCGGTTCGAGGAGGTGCGCTGGCCGCCTCGCTGCGGCGGCTGGCCAGGCTCCTGCTCATCCTGACCGTCACAGTGCTCGCCGCAGCGGTGCTCGTGATGGCGATGGGCGGTCCCTGGACGGCGCTCCTCGCTGCGATGCCCGCCACGCTGGCCTTCATGATGACCGCCGGGCCAGGGCGCGCCTGGCTGCGGCACCGAGCCGCCCACTACGGCGCAAAGGCTTCCGGGCTGCTGCCCGCCGACCTGGAACGACTGCTGCGCTCCGGCGAAGATCGCGTGCTGCTCCGGCGGGTGGGCGGCGGATACATGTTTCTCCACCGCGACCTCCAGGAGTACCTGGGAGGCTGCCCGCCGGACGACCCCATCGCATCCCTGCTGTCAGAACGCCAGTAGTGCACGGCCCGGGTGGATGCCTGGAGGGGTCCACCTCGGCCAAGTGGGTGAAAGCTGCTTCGGAGCGTATCCGGGTGAGGTTGTGGCCTGCTCAAGCGAGGGAGCTGACCTGCGGCTTCCGGGTCGATACCCAGACAGTTCCAGCAGCGTGGGTGCTGTCGGCTTCACCGGATTCCCCACCGGAAACCGCGCCGCCCAGCGGCCCAGCAACCGGGGGAGAAGGCCAGAATCCACGTCCTTCAGGGCGAGGAGCATGTCAGTCGACGTCCTTGACCGAGGTCGGTCCCAACTGCTTGGCGCTGGCGTACTCCGGCATCGTCATGGGCTTGTCGAACAGGAAGAACGACTGGTTCGTACCGACCGTGAACTCCATGTACGCGCCAGTCGTGGCGTCGAAACCGTAGTAGGCGTTGCAGGTGGAGCCCGACGAGTATGTACCGTCCATGCCGGGTTGCGCGAGGACCGCGATGCCGTTGGAGGAGGACTCCACCTTCTCCGTCGGAGTGAGCATCTTGCAGCGCGGCACCGGCAGGCCCTTCATGATGAAGTACCCGTACTCGCCTTTGGCGTTCTGGATGTAGACGTACGAGAGTTTGCCCCGCTGCCCCCACGTCTTGATCCACTGGTTGATCGATTCGCGGGTCGGCGAGTACTCCATGCGGCCCGCCGGTTGCTGGGCTACGAGGTGGTCGTAGTTTGCCTGCTTGGCCTTGTTCTCTTTGTCCTGGCTGGAGTCGTCGGTGCAGGACGTCACGGCGAGGCCCACAACGAGCGCGACGGCGGTGGCCAGGGCCATGCGTGCGAACTTCTTCATGCGGTGCTGCCCTCTTCCCGGGGTGCGATGGGGTTCAGTTGGTGCACGTCGTGCGCTCCGCGCCGGCATCCAGCCGGTACGGCAGATCCTTGTCTCGGAAGGGCGCGCGATGCTCTTGGGCGGCCTTCGAGTTGTAGGCGTTGACCGACTCGATCCGCGTGGCCTTCAGCGCGGTGATCGACTGATCGATCTGCGTCGTGCGAGTCTCCGAAGCGGTCTTCCGCTCCTCCTGCAGCGCCTGGATCGTCCCTTCGGCGTTCTGTACGGCCTCGCACAGATCGAAAAACTCCTCGTACGTGTTCTGCCGGAACTCGCCCGAGCCGACGGTGTTCTCACGCTTGTCCACTTCAGCGCGGAACGGCGCGGTGATCCATGCCGCGCTGCCGAAGGCGAACGCTCCGATCACGTACAACACCGCCAGGCCGATGACCCCGGCGACGGCCCAAGCCCCTAGTCGTGCCCCCTCGCGAATTTGCCCCATGGCCATCCCCCTTCACAGGTGGTACCGCGGCGTGGAACCACCTCCTGCGAGGGAGGACACGGTGCCGGGTGAAACGGTTCCGCCGACACGAGTGTCAGGAAGGGGCTGCAGGGGCGGTCGAGCCACTGCCGGCACCCGGCCCTGTGGGTGCGCGTACTGCCTGGCATTGACCCAGAGCCGCGCCGCTCAGATCCGACGACAGACCCGCGCGCGCTGCGAGTTGTGGTGGCCGGCGGTCAGGAAGGGTCAGCCGTCACGGGCCTCGGCCGGTACGCGGCGGTCTGCAAGACCCGGTCCACCAGCCGCAGGCTCCAGCGCCGCCGCTCGCGGACCGGATCCGCTCTTTCGCGCCGGAGCGCTGTGACGGGTGTGCCGAACTGACGCCGGCTCAGCCCGGCGACCAAAACTGTCCGGGAAAGCTCGGAACGTCGTGATCGCACTCAGCAGCAGCGTTCGATACCTCCTCGGGGGTGTCTCTGACCGCAGCGGTCTAGACAGCGGCCATGCGCGAGTCCGCGTTGGAGGCGGCGCAGCGGTGCGTGCGGTTGGATGAGCGGCGCTGGCCACGCTGAGTCCGACCCCTGGGGGATGGGCGCGCGCGGTGTGTCTCGCTTCGCCTCACCCCCCGATGGGCGGTGCAGAAGGCTATCGAAGTATCCCGGCACGGTGCCGGTCGGCGTGCCGATGAGCATGGCTCGGTCGAGGAAGCTGTTGTTGGTTTCGCAACTGGTCTCGGGCAGCAGGACGCAGGCGTGGCAGGCGGCGAGGTTGACGTTGTCGACGACGGCAGCCTCGGACTCCATGCACAGTGGGTCGTGGGTCGTTGGAGCACCAAGCGGTGCGGGCGAGGGCCGATTGAAGGGTGTGGGCCAGCCGGTCGGGCTCGCCTTGGGCGACGATGCCGCCGAGGCTGCCTGCCGAGTCGCTGGTGGCGGTGTAGAGCAGCAGGCCTGCTATGTCGTCGTCGCAGTAGAGGCGGGGATCCACCCGTGACTCACGAGCGTCCCCCTGTTCAACGGCTGCGAGGAGGCACGCATGCAAGGTGGTTCAGACCGGCGCACGAGTATACGGCCGGCACGGCGGCGAACTCCTGTACCCCCGGCGTCAGCTCAGCGGCCGATCAAGCAATGGTGGCAACGCGACGACTGGGCACAGATCGGGACTGTCGCAGCAGTTCTGGTCGGTGCCGGCACGCTGCTGCTCACGGCCATCGCCACGTTCTACCAGGCGCGGGTGTCACAGGATCAGCTCGATCAATCCCGCCGGATCTCTGAGAAGGATGCGAGAGGGCAGGCAGTGCTCGTCTCCCACTGGAACAGCGACCGCGAGTCGAGCTTGCACGTCATGAACCGAAGCCTGGACCCGATCAACGAGGTGTCGGTGGCATTCCAGGCACGGACAGCGCAGCTCAACGGCCAGCAGCCGCCACGTGGTCTGGTGCTCTTCGTGATCAAGCTGGGCAGCCTCCCCCCGTGCTCGGAGGTCGTTTTCTCCGAGAAGACCGTCGGTCTCCGCTGGAAAGTCGCAGACGTCAACAAGATCGACGTTCAGCACGGTGTCCGCCCAGGCATCCCGCGCGGGAACGGCACATGGCGGCCACTGAACGCGTTGCAGCGACTCGAGATATTGGGACTGTTCTTTACTGACAAGGACGGTGCCCAGTGGGTCAGGGACGAGAAGAGCCACCTGGAAGCCCAGTCGGACATCATCAGCTACCCAGGCGAAGGACCGGCGAACTCGCCGGGGCGAATCGTCCGGGCTCCCCAAGTCAAGCCACTGGACTCCTGCGGGGAGGGTTGAGCCGCTCGGGCATGGGTGGCGCTGTCACGGGGTTTGAGTGGAATCCGTGCACCGTCTCCCAGCCGACCGGATCTTGGCGCGACAGCAGGAGCCGTCAACAGCCCTTGCAGGTCAACTTGTTGGGGTTCAGGAACCTACCGAGAAGGGCGGCCGCCACCGGCTGTGCCACGGCTCCCTCGTATCAGAGCGGCACCTCACCGACTGACGGCCCGTCGACCGCTGTACGGCGTCTGTCGGTCCGCTCGTCCGGTGGGGGCGGGACCCGTGCAGGCAATCGGCCGGCCAAGGCGACCCTAGGAGAGCGCCGGCGCATAGGGTGATCGCATGTCTGCCTCTTTGAGCCCTGCGAGAACTCGTGCCGCACTCCGTTCCTCGGCGCGCATATCGGCGGAGCTGCTGCTGGTCCTCGTCGGGACTGCGGTGGTGCTCTGGCTTCTCGGCCGGATGTGGCCGATCGTCTGGCCCCTTGTCATCGGCCTGCTCCTGACTACGCTGACCTGGCCCGTCGCCAGGTTCCTGCGCCGTCACGGCTGGCCGCCGGCCCTGGCCGCGTCGGTGGTGACCGTGCTCTTCCTCGCGGTCGCCGCCGGAGCAGTGGCGCTCATCGCCGTCCCGGTCGCCTCGCAGTCCGGTGAGCTGACCGACGGAGTTGTCGCGGGCATCGAACGCGTACGGGAGTGGGCGGCGGGCCCGCCTCTGAACATCGGCGACGATCAGATCACCACCGCCCTGGACTCCGCGACCGACCGTCTCCAGAGCAGCGTCGGCAGCCTGGTCACCACCCTCGCCACCGGCGTGGGCACTGTCGTGAACGGGGTGGTGACAGCTGTCCTGTCCCTCTTCCTGATGTTCTTCTTCCTCAAGGACGGGCCGCGGTTCCTGCCCTGGCTCGCACGCCAGCTCCCCGGGCGCCTCGCTGTCGACGTCCCGGCCGTCGCGGAGCGCGGCTGGGACACCCTCGGGGCCTTCGTCCGCTCCCAGGCGGCGGTCGGTCTGCTGGATGCCGTCCTCATCGGCATCGGCCTCTGGGTCCTGGACGTCCCGCTGGTTCTCCCGCTGGCCGTGCTCACCTTCGTGTGCGCGTTCGTGCCGATCATCGGCGCCCTGTTCGCGGGGTTTGTCGCCGTGCTCATCGCTCTGGTGTCGAACGGGCTGACGGACGCCCTGATAGTGCTGGCCATCATCGTCGTCGTCCAGCAGTTGGAGGGCAACGTCTTCCAGCCCATGATCCAGAGCCGAGGGCTCGGCCTGCACGCGGCGGTCGTCCTGCTCGCGGTGACTCTGGGCGGTAGCCTGGCAGGCATCGTGGGCAGCCTGCTCGCCGTCCCGGCCGCTGCGCTGATCGCCGTGGTCTGGAACTACGTACGCGAACAGCTTTCCGAGCCGCCGCACGACCCGGTGGGCGTCCCGGGCCCCGGACACGGCACCGACCCGGAACCCGCTGCCGCGCCGCTCGCCACCTGACCGGCCTCGTCCGCCCGCCCGGTGAGCGGGCGGACGACGACTGGTAATGCCTGTGCCCGTCGAAGATCAGCAGAGGCAGCGTGGTCGACTACATCGTCATCCACACGCGGTCGGCATATCACGGCCGGGGGTCAGCGGCGGGGTCCGCTCCTGGCGTGGTAGCCGAGTTCGAAGTAGCGGGTGCACGTGCTCCAGGAACCGAGGTCGGGTGTGTTGACCAGCACGTCGTGCCAGGGCTGGTCGCCGGGAGGGGTGGCTTCATCGGAAGCCGCTGCAACGGCAGGCTCCGCCTCGTCGTGCGCGGGCAGCGGGTAGTCGGGGCGCCTGGCCCAGAGCCGCACCCCCGACCGCGCCTCGGACTCGGGGACCGGCTCCCAGAAGCCCACCGAGAACATGCCGGCGAGCTGGTGCATGGCGATGAAGCTGGCCACGCCGTCCTCGGGGTCCGTGCGGTCGGGGCGCTCGGTGAGGGCGTGCCACAGGATGTACATGTTCGGTAGCCGCACGTCGGGCTGGAAGCGGTACACGAGCCGCTCCAGCCGTATCGAGCCGATGCGTGGCAGCTGTATCCGGGTGAGGGGGACGATCTCGCGCGCGCCGCCGGTCCAGGCCAGCGTCTCGTTGCGGCCGAGGTAACCGGGCTCGCTGAAGACGGTGATGTGGAGACGTTCCCTGCGGTCGGGTCGGCGGTTGTGCAGCAGGCCCGCGCCGGCGACGGCGCTGCCCACGGAGGCCAAGCCCGCCAGCAGGATTCTGGTCTTGCGCTTCATCGGAACGCGGCACCTCGCTTCTGACGGGACGGGCGCCTCCATCATGCGCCAGCGGCGTCCTGTTGAACTACCGTCAGGCCCGGTGCCGAGGGTCACCGGCGATCTACCGCCACCACAGAGCGCCGAATTCGCGATCGTTCCCGGGCAGGCACGACGGTGGGGCACACTGACGCATGCACGGCGAACCGGTCACCCAGAATAGGGGGGCGTTCGACTTCCGAGGGAAGACGGTGGGCCTTTCGGCACATCGTTGTTGCCCCTGGGAGCCACCCGCCCATGCGAACCGGTCGCACAAACTGAACACCGTCCAGGAGGCAGACGGATGGCACGCCCCGCACGAAAACAACTCGCGCAACTGCTCGACGACACGGAGCCCGCCGGGTCCTACAGTGCCGAACTCCTCGCTCCGGCACACTCCCTGCGAATCGAAGTGGCCGACCTCGGCCCCGTACCCCTTCCCTTGCGAGCGCCGCAGGCGCGGAAGCTGATTTCGGTGGCGCGGCCCGCCATGTTCGGGCGGGGAGAGGAAACACTGAGCGACAGCACCGTGCGTGACACGTGGGAGATCACCCCCGACCAGCTCACGCTCGGCGGAACCGACTGGTCGTCGATACTGGGGGAGGCGCTGGACGAGCTACGGCAGAAGCTCGGTCTTCCCCCGGCCATGTCCCTGCGCGCCGAGCCGCA
Coding sequences:
- a CDS encoding NACHT domain-containing protein; protein product: MTNTLEPDGDGVRVNGDDNKVAGAGAHHNALGEGSSVNHYEINVVTPAAGRAGDPISRLLILIVVLLSLCLLVMARWGSARMSVLIVGGGVLVGATTVALRRRKAEAGEELTVLHADKQARARRYLLDVTDRLWVRDALEDSLESAVQLEVGLGEQRGAVVDPYGSPTPLALADGPRLPTGTRLRDLVRDRPGHRMLVLGDPGAGKTTHLLGLAADQIDAARADEHAPVPIVLLLSTWADGPDGLAGWVAAEARQRYMMDTSQTTTWLAAGSVMLLLDGLDEVDETLRDRCLAAIEEFCTDPRYRECSLVLTSRTQEFRELQRKLPVSRAVRVLPLSEEQIARTLAEGGPRLTSLRQAVHTEPALAGMLTTPLMLGVAVLAFARLEPGTALPDGDHRRALFGLYVYQMLHRVRALRASADGSGTTAALEPATTYRHLVWLARLMSRQGQTIFYPDLMTPAWLPDRNPPWPLAPRRGLRGRLARRLGWDHTSTGLVGGQLATLAGAWSAAPLGALVQGVSGALLAACGGALILGGAVGLAFGVVFQSRRAERVSSPVVGKDAYNIYAATGWTWSAVSALRGLVTWVIFGALVCGALVLAGGTIVESSAVGVVLGCGGILAAGNAPDHERPPAVRGGALAASLRRLARLLLILTVTVLAAAVLVMAMGGPWTALLAAMPATLAFMMTAGPGRAWLRHRAAHYGAKASGLLPADLERLLRSGEDRVLLRRVGGGYMFLHRDLQEYLGGCPPDDPIASLLSERQ
- a CDS encoding AI-2E family transporter; translated protein: MSASLSPARTRAALRSSARISAELLLVLVGTAVVLWLLGRMWPIVWPLVIGLLLTTLTWPVARFLRRHGWPPALAASVVTVLFLAVAAGAVALIAVPVASQSGELTDGVVAGIERVREWAAGPPLNIGDDQITTALDSATDRLQSSVGSLVTTLATGVGTVVNGVVTAVLSLFLMFFFLKDGPRFLPWLARQLPGRLAVDVPAVAERGWDTLGAFVRSQAAVGLLDAVLIGIGLWVLDVPLVLPLAVLTFVCAFVPIIGALFAGFVAVLIALVSNGLTDALIVLAIIVVVQQLEGNVFQPMIQSRGLGLHAAVVLLAVTLGGSLAGIVGSLLAVPAAALIAVVWNYVREQLSEPPHDPVGVPGPGHGTDPEPAAAPLAT